Genomic segment of Saccharomycodes ludwigii strain NBRC 1722 chromosome VI, whole genome shotgun sequence:
TTttagatattattaatttattgtttgaATATGGTGCTGGTTGGaattttttagattttgaaaataaaactattgGTAATTTGATATACAATGAAGGAATTGGCAGTGTTACTGCCGTTGCTGCTTCTGCCAATAATACAATATTGCtgaataatatatatctaaGATTTGTTGAAGCTGGTATTGCTACTGAACTTTTATTTAGAAAAGTTGAAGAAGTTGAATGGATcgaagaaaaagaggagaAAGAGATAGaaagagaagaagaagaagaagaagaagaaaaaacagcagcagcaacagAAGAGcaaatgaataaaaatacaaacaatTTAGATATTCAGGAACAAAATCCAGCTGATAATCAATCAGTCTTTTTAGAGACTCCATTAGAATACACAGACTCTTCGTTAATtaccaaaaacaataaagaCGGTGTGATGATGGATTGGGAATCTGATATAATGCATATCGCTGCAGAAACAGTATTATCCAGCGCCTACCAAgaagataatgataaagaGTGTATAAATGTCTTGAATATAGGGTTTGGCATGGGTATTATCGACGcctttattgaaaatatttgtgCATCTAATaacgataaaaaaaaatacagaCATTACATTTGTGAAGCCCATCCTGATGTGATTGCTCgttttgaaaatgatcCAATTTGGAGTAAAAATCCAAACATTATACTATTAAAGGGCAGATGGCAAGATACATTAAATACCATATTAGACCAAGGCGACATCTTTTTTGATGGGATTTATTACGACACTTTTAGCGAACATTATAATCAAGATATGTTAAACGATTTATATGATGTTGTTGTCGGATTATTAAAACCCAAGGGGgtcttttccttttttaacGGTTTGGGTGCAGATaacccatttttttatgatgTTTATAAAGAAATTGTGGTTTTAGACTTACAAAATTATGGCTTAACATGTGAATATAAGCTGATAAAATTAGATAGCAGTGCCGAAAACTGTAAGAAAAATAACGGTGATATCGTTTGGGATGGAGTTAAACAGTCTTATTTCAATTgcaaatattattatcatcccAAAATATCGTTTATGTgaaagcttttttttaaattcagttttatatttaatatactAATTTTATACGTACtgtataatattaatcGTTGGTTCgtatataaatacatatatatatataataacaattttcTATTATCCGATATAATTCATACTTGTATTTAGTTTAACATTTCAattcttattcttatttttgataattattaaaaaaaaaagaaaattttcgTTATTGTAGTATAAACGAGATGTTAGTTTCTCCATCATTGACAGTGGAATTAAATCTTAAATGGGATATTTGTTTAAGTTTTAATATTCCAAACGTTAGTGCCTGGTATTAGCTTTGATCTTTTATTGTTTCAACCGTTTAAAAATGTTCACATTCAgcttattatttcttttctatttgattttcattaaacgaaaaaaatCTGCCGACAAAGTTTAAAGAGACAAAACGCGTTTATAAAcgataaataataattatcaaACGACGACCAGCaagcaaaaaaagaaaaaagaaaaaagaaaaaaaaaaaaagaaaaaagaaaaaacgaATATAAGTGTAAATCTTAGTTGctgtttatttaaagaagGTATAAACAGgctttttatgtttttttttttggtttttttttttcttcctttttttttttctctttttaatactctgttctatttttatcttatcCTGATTCTATCTCTTCTCATGTTGAGtttccctttttctttttcttcccgCTTTCTCTTTCAtaatttcttattattttacttaCCTCAAGTGTTTCCACAATAATAAGTACTCGACCAAGCGTagtataaaacaaaataatcatGGCTGGGTTAACAGAACAAGTGTTTATTAAACTTCAACTATTGAGTATTTGGTTCGTTCATTTACCAATTACTCAAAAACTGTCTATCGTTGTAATTGCTCCTTTAATCTTCAATATATTATACCAATTACTCTATTCACTACGTAAAGATCGTGCTCCGCTAGTTTTCTATTGGATCCCATGGATTGGTAGCGCTGTTGAATACGGTACTGACCCATATGGGTTTTTCCGTAGaaaccaagaaaaatatgGTGATGTTTTcagttttgttttgttagGTAGAGTAATGACCGTTTGTCTAGGTCCTAAAGGTCACGAATTTGTTTTCAACGCTAAATTAAATGATGTTTCTGCTGAACAAGCCTACACTCACTTAACTACTCCTGTTTTCGGTAAAGGTGTTATTTACGATTGTCCAAACCATCGTTTAATGGATCAAAAGAAGTTTGTTAAAGGTGCCTTAAGTGTTGaaagtttcaaaaaatatgttcCATTAATCGCTGAAGAAGTGGAAAAGTATTTTCAAACCGGCTCATATTTCAAATTAAGTGAAAACAAGCACGGTATCGCCAATATCATGGTTACCCAACCGGAATTAACTATCTTCACTGCCTCTAGGTCTTTATTGGGTAAACAAATGagagaaaaattaaataccGATTTTGCTTACTTGTACAGTGATTTAGATAAAGGGTTTACCCCAATTAATTTTGTCTTTTCAAACTTACCATTACCtaactacaaaaaaagagattACGCTCAAAAAACTATTTCCAACACCTACATGGAATTgattaaagaaagaagagcTAACAACGATATTCAAGACAGAGATTTAATCGACGCTTTAATGAAAAGTTCTACTTACAAGGATGGTGTTAAGATGACTGATCAAGAAATTGCCAATTTGTTAATTGGTGTTTTAATGGGTGGTCAACATACCAGTGCTGCAACCTCCGCTTGGATGATCTTACATTTAGCTGAAAGACCAGATTTACAACAAGAATTGTTTGAAGAACAAATGCGTGCTTCTGACAATGGTTCCAAACCATTAACTTATGAGGTTATGCAAAATAATATGCCGCTATTAAATCAAACTATTAAGGAAACCTTAAGAATGCATCATCCATTACATTCTCTATTCCGTAAAGTTACTAGAGATTTGCACTTTCCAAATACATCTTATGTCATTCCAAAGGGTTATCATGTTTTAGTTTCACCAGGTTACACTCAATTACAAGATacattttttccaaatgcCAAAAAATTCGACCCTCATCGTTGGGATTCTGATGCTGTTTCATCTTATGCCACTGGTGAAAAAGTTGACTATGGTTTCGGTGCTATTTCTAAGGGTGTTTCTTCTCCATATTTGCCATTCGGTGGTGGTAGACACAGATGCATCGGTGAACATTTTGCTTATTGTCAATTAGGTGTTATCATGAGTATTTACGTCAGAACTTTTAAATGGAAGTTCCCAAAATCCATGAACGGTGTTCCTGAGCCAGATTTCCAAAGTATGGTTACCTTACCTAAGCCACCTTGTGAAGTCGAATGGGAATTAAGAGAAACTTATGATGGTCCTATTTTGACCGCTTGAGTtgaataaaagtaaaaaggctaagaatatatattacaatGGGAAAAGAACCATATTGGGCAGGATGTAACTAATAAGAAATTTTTTAgtctaaaatatttttttttttgacttaTTTATAcctatatttatttatttattttatatataacaactactttacttatatatatatatatatatatattattttattttactgatatttaaaaattgctttatttatatattagtTATTACTTGGCTAtctattatatatatatttctgttaaataatataacaaatGTCCTAATTTGATATACATATTCAAGGtaacattttttgtttattctCGGTCAaagaattttatttgtccgttgtaaaaaaaataaaaagcgAGTTTTTAATCCCAGTTTATCACACGCATCTTCCCGCGAAGCAAGAAACAGGTTATGGGAAACATTTAATTATGAGGTAAGTTTCCAGCTTGCCgtattagtttttttcttgcttttaaaaaggacaaacatttttctaaattcaAATGATTTTCCGCGTCTTTTTGGAATTATCAATTAGAGGTTGTAAGAAGCCGCACAGTCACGGGATCAAGTCTAAGatctaaataaattaaaaaaaaaaaaaaaaaaaaaggttcagactaaaataataatatataattatgtaTAACTTGGCCTTGCAAAAATACGTTTATTTAATCTTAAAGGTGTTGGAGATGCTGATATATTACTAGAAATGGTACTAGAAGCACCACTTGCTGATTGTGC
This window contains:
- the RMT2 gene encoding protein-arginine N5-methyltransferase (similar to Saccharomyces cerevisiae YDR465C | RMT2 | aRginine MeThyltransferase), coding for MSELHELLTLPKLPITKDYYIKTLQYYLSNGIPATYTLENVIEYNNTDTGRTLNLTTNTTPLHTLSRSISLLSNGYNTDYLKDGMLNIDTVDDQQATKLKMYPVTKRLSSGYEFNEEECQTILDIINLLFEYGAGWNFLDFENKTIGNLIYNEGIGSVTAVAASANNTILLNNIYLRFVEAGIATELLFRKVEEVEWIEEKEEKEIEREEEEEEEEKTAAATEEQMNKNTNNLDIQEQNPADNQSVFLETPLEYTDSSLITKNNKDGVMMDWESDIMHIAAETVLSSAYQEDNDKECINVLNIGFGMGIIDAFIENICASNNDKKKYRHYICEAHPDVIARFENDPIWSKNPNIILLKGRWQDTLNTILDQGDIFFDGIYYDTFSEHYNQDMLNDLYDVVVGLLKPKGVFSFFNGLGADNPFFYDVYKEIVVLDLQNYGLTCEYKLIKLDSSAENCKKNNGDIVWDGVKQSYFNCKYYYHPKISFM
- the ERG11 gene encoding sterol 14-demethylase (similar to Saccharomyces cerevisiae YHR007C | ERG11 | ERGosterol biosynthesis), with the translated sequence MAGLTEQVFIKLQLLSIWFVHLPITQKLSIVVIAPLIFNILYQLLYSLRKDRAPLVFYWIPWIGSAVEYGTDPYGFFRRNQEKYGDVFSFVLLGRVMTVCLGPKGHEFVFNAKLNDVSAEQAYTHLTTPVFGKGVIYDCPNHRLMDQKKFVKGALSVESFKKYVPLIAEEVEKYFQTGSYFKLSENKHGIANIMVTQPELTIFTASRSLLGKQMREKLNTDFAYLYSDLDKGFTPINFVFSNLPLPNYKKRDYAQKTISNTYMELIKERRANNDIQDRDLIDALMKSSTYKDGVKMTDQEIANLLIGVLMGGQHTSAATSAWMILHLAERPDLQQELFEEQMRASDNGSKPLTYEVMQNNMPLLNQTIKETLRMHHPLHSLFRKVTRDLHFPNTSYVIPKGYHVLVSPGYTQLQDTFFPNAKKFDPHRWDSDAVSSYATGEKVDYGFGAISKGVSSPYLPFGGGRHRCIGEHFAYCQLGVIMSIYVRTFKWKFPKSMNGVPEPDFQSMVTLPKPPCEVEWELRETYDGPILTA